The genomic DNA TTTGGCTGGCGGCAACGTGCCCCAAGTGATCCGAGCATTGATCGCCGCCAAAAAGGCGAAGACGATCAGCTTGACCTTTCGTGAAGCCACGGCGATCGACCTGGCCGGCCGCGACGTGCTCGAATCGGTGCAAACCAGCGTCTATCCCAAAGTGATTGATTGTCCGCCGCGAGGTTCGGTCAAACCCTCGCTGGACGCAGTTGCCAAAGACGGCATCCAGTTGAAGGTCAAAGCCCGCGTGACCGTGCGTGCGAACCTGCAACAATTGATCGGCGGTGCCACCGAGGAAACGATCATCGCCCGCGTTGGCGAAGGAATTGTTAGCGCGATCGGTAGCGCCGACGGCCACAAGAATGTCCTTGAGAATCCCGACCTGATTTCCAAATGGGTGTTGTCCAAACGCTTGGATTCGCAAACCGCATTTGAGATCGTTTCGATCGACATCGCCGATATCGATGTTGGGGTCAACGTGGGGGCCCGATTGCAGGCCGACCAAGCCGAAGCGGACACACGTGTCGCCCGCGCTCGGGCCGAAGGACGGCGCGCGATGGCGGTAGCTGAAGAACAAGAAAAGTTCGCCGAAATCGAAAACAGCCAAGCGATGTTGGTCGCCGCGCAAGCCGAAGTTCCGTTGGCGATGGCCGAAGCGTTCCGCAGCGGCAAGCTGGGAATCTTGGACTACTACAAATTGCAGAACATCAACGCCGACACGGACATGCGAAAAGCGATCTCGCGATCGACGCGTGACGCCAGCGAACTGGCCATCCAAAAGCAACAACAAGCCCAGGCCCAGAGCTAACCCGAGAGCGAAATCATGTCTGACGACATCGAAGCATTTCTCCGCCGCGCCGCCCAACGCCGCAAGGAACAAGCCGCCAAAAAGGCAGCCCCTGTTGCGAAGCCGCGACCCGAGTACACCGACAGTCGCGCCGAGCGAAAGATCCGTGAGATTCGCCCCGAGGATCTTGTCGAACCCGAGATCGTCGAAGACTACTCTGCCGGCATCAGCCAATTGACAAACCGGCATCTCCAAGGCGAACACCTGGCCAACGCGGTCGGACAAGCCGACGACAAAATGGACGCGCACATCCAAAAGGTTTTCGATCACCAAGTCGGCCAGTTGCCGAACGATCCTGCCCCTTCGGCAGCTCAATCGATTGCCGAAGGCGAGATCGCCAAAACGTTGATCGCCCTGTTACAATCTTCCCAAGGTGTCCAGCAAGCTTTCCTGCTTCACGATATCATCGAACGCCCGACCCATCGCTGGGACTGATGCTTCACCGCGCTCGCGGCGGCAACTTCCGCCAGCGACGTCGATCCGGGCGACTCCGCTTGGAAATCCCTCTCTTCGCATAGCCTTTAGGAACGATGGCGCATGAGCACTTTGGCCGATTCGATGCAGCAACAAGCCGAAGAATTTCAACGCCGCTATGCGGACGTGCGAGAACAGATCGGTCGCGTGATTGTCGGGCACGATGACATCGTCCACGGTGTATTGACCGCGATGTTGATCGGCGGGCACTGCCTCCTGGAAGGAGTTCCCGGACTGGGCAAGACGATGCTGGTGCGAACCCTTGCCGAAACGCTGGACCTTCAGTTCAGCCGGATCCAATTCACCCCCGACCTAATGCCCGCCGACATCCTGGGCACCAACATGATCGTCGAACGCGATGGTCAAAAGAATTTCGAATTCCAACGTGGACCGATCTTTACCCAAATCCTGCTAGCCGACGAAATCAACCGCGCCACGCCCAAAACCCAATCCGCCTTGCTCGAAACGATGCAGGAAGGAACGGTCACCGCCGGGGGCACGCGATACACGATGGACAAACCCTACTTCGTGTTGGCGACGCAGAACCCGATCGAACAGGAAGGAACCTACCCGCTGCCGGAAGCTCAGCTGGATCGTTTCATGTTCAAACTGGTCGTCGGCTATAGTTCCCGCGAGCAATTGGCGACGATCATCGCCCGAACGACAAGCGGCGAAACAGTCCATCCCACCAAGGTCATGGATGGGGCCGAAATCATTCGCTGGCAGCATCTAATCCGCGAAGTGATCCTAGCGTCGCATGTCCAGGATTACATCGTCCGCTTGGTCTTGGCGACCCATCCCGACGGGCCGCTGGCGGTCCCGATCACGAACCAATACGTTCGCTGGGGCAGCAGCCCGCGGGGAGCTCAGACGCTGGCACTGGCCGCAAAAGTGCGGGCGCTGCTGGAAGGTCGCTTCAACGTCAGCTTTGAAGACGTGCGGCGAGTCTACCTGCCCGCGATGCGACACCGCGTTCTACTCAACTTCGAAGCCCAAGCCGAAGGCATCGAACCGGATCGCGTGCTCCTGGAGATCCTGGAAAAGGTTCCCGAAAAGGCCGACTGAGATTACCGCGCCGCGGCGGGTTGCGTCGCCGACTCCTGCGGCTTCGGCAGATCGATTAGGATCCGATCGGTCCCCAACGCGTAGCGGTCCGCCGATTCGATCCGGGCCAGCACCAAGGAACTTTTCGTTAGCGTCGCTGGCAGCGTCAACTGAACCGCAAACGCTCCCGGTTCCACTTCGCAAACGGTGCTCTCCAGCAACGAATCGCTCGCCGCGCGATGCCGATCGACGTCGCTCAGCTCACGCAGTTCATCGCGACTCGGTTCGCCCCGACGATGCAATTCCAACGTCAACTTGCCACCGTGGGGTGCCATCCCGTTGACGGTGATTTGCGATCCGGGTTGTGCACTGACCGGGCATTCTAAAGACACCTGTTCGGGATGCGAGATCCGCAACAAAGGATCGCCCAACAGGTTGTACAGTTGGGTGTGTTCGCGGCGTTCTTGCGGCAATCGATCCGACGTCGGACTCATCATCGCCGCCATCGCATCGAGCATGCTGGGAGCGGCCGCATTGGCTTGGCTCGGTTCTCGCGTCGCCCGATGGACGGTTTCCAGCCAAACCTGGCCAAGCGTCTCGGGTCGCGATTCGAACCATGATTGGATCAATGAAGTGGCGATGATCGCGTTCCCATAAGGCAGCGTCATCCGCGATCCGGCAAAGACGGCGATCGGACCGCCTGGTTCCAGCAGCATCTGTTCCGCCAAGCAGTCGTCCTTGGCGTCGAACGCGCCGGTGTAGCAGGCCAACAGCAACGCGATCGGCGACCGTTCGGCCGGACGCTTCAATTGGCCGACGGTCTTATCGTCCAGGATCGGCATGCCTTCGGCCGTTGCCGGAACCCGATCCAATTGGGTCACGTGGCCGTGCCCGGCGTAGACCCAGAACAAGCCACCGCCATTAAATCCGTTGATGACCGTTCTGCAAAAATTGTTGGCGCCGGGAAAGAAGGGACTCGTCGGGCTCGCGTAGGTGACCCGTGTCTGAATACTGGCGGGCAATTGGGAGGTTAAGATGCCACGAACCACCGATTCCAACGCCGTATCGATCAACAGGCCAAAGCCGCCCACGCCCGCGGTCAGGTCGACCTGGTGGCGCCAGGGTCCGAACTGGCGACTCGATTCGTATTGCCTTAATCGTTCGACAAAAGACGCGACCTGAGCCGCCCCATCGACAGGGATCCGCCCGACCGGAACGTCCAGCACGCCATCGCCGTCGAGGTCGCCGTAGGGGCTGTCGGTGGCCAGGGTGGGTAACGATCCCAAGGATGCCGCGACAGGGCTGGGCAGATGATGGGTGGGAACGTGCAATCGGGGATCGACGGGCCAACGCGGACCTTGGATTCGGCAGTCGCCAAAAATCACGATCGCTTCGGGGCGGACGTTGCCGGTCGCCACGATTGCCTGCAAATCGGTTACGAGGTCGCCCGCCAGCGGTTTGCTGTCGATGACATGAACGGCCACCCCCTGGCTCTGCCGGTATTGAACCCACGGCGCGATGGCCGGTCGCAGATCGGTCGCACAAACAACGATCACGTCGCGAGCCGTCGCGGTCGAAACAAGCGCCAGTGCGAGGATTGCGCTGAGCGTTCGCAAAAGCATGCTTTCCCTTTTTGCTAGGTGTGACCCGAGGCGGACTCGCTGTTCGGGGGGCAAGTTCGTGCCTACCTGAATCCTTTAATAGGAAAGCAGCACGTAATCGATCTTAGCGGCTCGCGTTTGCCAAAGTAAAGGGACTTCCTTCGGGCGTCGCGGCGCCAACCGGTTCAACTTAGCCGAGAAAATCGCTAGGATAGCGAAGAGTGTCAGTTTTACTGATCCAGTTGAAGATTTCGCAACGTCCGTGATGGAAGCCGTGTTATGAGTGAAGCAAAAGTAAAAGGCATTGTCCACCTTGTCGAAGAAACCAAGACCTACGGAGCCAAGGGGTTCCGCAAACGCATGGTGGTGTTGAGCCAAGATTTCGGCAGCTTTACGAACTACGTTCCGCTGGAATTCACCCGCGACAACTGCGATTTGGCCAACGACCTGAACGTCGGCGATGAGATCGAAGTCAATTATCGGCTGAACGGCCGCAAGTGGCAAAAGGACAGCAACAGCGAAGTGAAGTACTTCCTTAGCGCTGAAGCGATGGGCTTCAAGGCTGTCGGAAACGCGCCGGCTGCAGGCGGACGTGGCGATGCGGCATCTGCCAACGATGCGTTCTCGGAAGTTTCGTACGACGAAGGCGACGTGCCGTTCTAGTTTAGAACGACACCCGCGTGGGGACGAAGCCCCGTCGGCGTCCCTCACTCCGCCCTCAATCAACTCTTCGGCTCAAGCATGCTGGCTTGAGCCAAAGCGACGCCAGCCGAAAGGGCGTTGCGTTGGTTCTTTCCAATGAAGACGCCAGCGAAATGGCGTCTCGTCTGGTGAATCGCGTCTCGACCTTACGCCGAATCGTTGCCGATCTTGACTTTGATCGATCCGAGGGCTTGGGTCAGCAGTCGCTCTTTGTTGCCGACAAACAGAATGTTGTCCAGCACGATCGCTCGGGTTTCACCGGCCGGATGCAGGATCAATCGGCCCGCTCCCAACAAGATGAATTCGAAGACGTCGTTGATCTCTTTATCAACACGCAACTGCGGTGCGGGATAGCGTTTCAGATCGCTCAAGATCCCGTGGTGATGCAACAGTTCGTTATTGGACAGTTCCCAATAATTCATCCGCACACTGGCGAAGACTGCGATATACATCAACAGCATCGCGACGCTGATGCATCCGTAGAAGGTCGAATTGGCCGCCGGACGCAGCGCCATCACCCAGTTTTCGACTGCCGGAAGCAGATCCGGCTTGATGCTAACCGCCATCCAACCGCCTAGCGCCAGCGTGGTCAAAATAAAGATCAACGTCAACGAAGTCGCGCGGGGGAAATCGAACACGATCACAAACGTATTAAGCATCAACACGCCGAGAAAGATTCCGGTCATCATCACCGGCAACGAATCGTCGGGGGTGACCGTCTTGTAACCCCTCATTGCCAACACCGCCCAGGCAAGCAGTGAAACGATAAAGGTCGGATACATGAAGATGAACTTAGGAAACGGAACTAAGTAGATCTTTTGCGACTTGGGGGCTTTGGGGGTGTTCTCGATGTTCGTTTCGTCGCCGCTCATTCGCAACTTCCTTTTCGATGGTGGGGCCCGGGGACTCTAGCAACAGTTCGTCGCCGCGATCCATTTCTTGGGTTCTCTGGCGAATAATGTAGCTTGCCAGCCCGCACCACTCAATCGTAGGCCATCGCACTACACCATGGCTGGCTCGTCCGTATACAGTTCCAACAATTGGCTTTGCACTTTGATCGCCCGCAACAGTGTCCAGATCTGATCGGGTTCGAACTTGACCGGACCGTCCCCCGCCAACGCTTCCAATTCGTCGGTCATCGCGGCGTGCTGATCGGCGGCCGCCTGCAATCGGAAGCTGGCACTGTGCCAGTGACGCAGCAACGTCGGCTCGTCGGCCAATTCGCTCGGATCGTTGGCCCCGTTCAAAATGAGCAGGGTCAATTGTGCGACGCTTTGTGGCGAAAGTTCCGGCTGCAGTTCGAGCAACCGTTTGGCCAATTCATGACAAGTCATCGTGTAATCCGAGCTGAGTGTTGGGATCGCCCATGATCTGCGGAGTCCTTGACGTCGCACCGCGTGATGAAACGTCCACCTCTCGGAAAATCCTACGATAAGGAAAACCTGCCGCGCCACTTGTCGGCAAAAAAACCGACATTCCTCGAACCGGCGGCGCTACTCGTCAACACGTGTTGTAGGAAAGCAACAGATGCCGTCAGTCGGGGGGCCGATCCTCCCCTAAGCTGGGATCGCTCACAGACACCTACAGCAGGCCGTAAGCCTTCAACGTGCTCACCAACTGAGCTTCGGACGCCGAATCCAAGGGGGTCATCGGCAACCGCATCTCGCCCGAATCGCGTCCCAACAGCCGCATCGCAGCCTTCAACGGAATTGGATTGGTCGCCAAGCCCAGCATGTTTTTACACAGCGGGAACAATTGATGATGCAACCGCAAGGCCTCTTCGACCGAACCCTTAGCAAACGATTCAACAAGCGCTCGCATGTCCTTCGGGACGATGTTTCCAGCGACCGAAACGACCCCTTCGGCCCCCACCGCCAACATCGGCAGCGTCAGGCTGTCGTCGCCGCTGAGGACGGTCAGATCGGTTTGGTTGAGAATCTGCGAGCACATGTCCAAGGAACCGGTGGCTTCTTTCACCATCGTGATGCCTGGCAGCTCAGCCAGCCGCGCGATCGTTTCGGCTTCGATCACCTTCCCCGTTCGGCCGGGAATATTGTAAACGCAAACCGGAATCGAAACCGCTTCGGCAACCGCTTTGAAGTGCTGGTAGAACCCTTCCTGCATCGGCTTGTTGTAATAGGGTGCGACCTGCAGCGTCGCGTCGGCCCCTTCGCGCTCGGCCCGCTGCGTCAATCGCAACGCTTCGGCGGTGCTGTTGCTGCCCGTTCCGGCCATTACTTTGCAGCGACCGGCCACCACCTGAATCACTTCGCTGATCACACGTTCGTGTTCATCGTGCGAGAGGGTTGGCGATTCGCCCGTCGTTCCGACCGGAACAATACAGTTGGTGCCTGCTTCGATCTGGAATTCGATCTGCGCTCGCAGCAGCGAATAATCGACCTCGCCGTCGCGGAACGGGGTCACGATTGCTACCGACAGACCTGCGTAATCGGAACCTTTGCGTTGAGTCATCTTTCGCGTCAATCCTAGCTATTAACCGGTTTTTTGTATCGATTGGGTTGCGGTGAGCAATGCTCGGAAGTTTAGCCAATGGCATTTTCTACCACAGCAGGATAAAGCAACCCGGCCGCGACGTCCAAGGGGCCCCTGGGACGTCGCGGAATCGCAAGCCGGCGACGCCACGTGCGTGACGACGGCCGGCCCGCCAGAGTTCAACAAGACACGCCCGACCGCTGGCGGTTCAGGCCCCTGCGGCGAATTCCCGCCATCGGTCGCCCCACGGTTCGGATCGGTCGCCAGGAAACCCGCCGCGATCGATTGACTGCCCATCGCCGCTGCCATAGCCTGCGGATCGCCATTGCCAATCCGTAGGTCCCTGCCCATCTCCGTTTGAGCGAACCGTTGAACACTCCGAATTCCAACCCTGCCGCCGCCAAGCCGACCGCCCTGTCGGTGACTCAGTTGAACGATCAGGTCAAGCAGACGCTGGAGGGCCGGTTTCGCAACATCTGGGTGGCGGGAGAGATCACCGATATCGCGCGGCCTCACAGCGGCCACATCTATCTGACGCTAAAGGACAAACAAAGCCAAGTTCGCGGTGTGATTTGGCGAAGCGCGGCGGAGCGGTTGCGGTTCGATCTACAGGATGGGCAATCGGTCCTGTGCCAAGGCGATGTCGATGTTTACGGTGCCCGCGGGACGTATCAATTGGTGATCCGCCGGGTCGAGTTACGCGGGGTCGGAGATCTGCAATTCGCGCTTCGCCAGCTGCAGCAGAAACTGCAGGCCGAGGGGCTGTTCGATCCAGCGCGGAAACGTCCGCTGCCGCGATTTCCGCGGCGGATCGGCCTGGTCACCAGCCCCACGAGCGCAGCCGTCCACGATTTCTTAGAGGTCGCCCAACGGCGTTGGCCCGATCTGAACGTGCTGATCATTCCCACCAAAGTTCAAGGGACCGAAGCGGCCGCCGAGATCGTCGCCGGTATCGACGCCGCCCATCGGATTCAGCCCGCACTAGACGTTCTGGTCGTCGCCCGCGGTGGCGGCAGTTTGGAAGATCTGTGGTGCTTCAACGACGAACGAGTCGTCCGTGCGATCGCGGCGTCGCAGATTCCTTTGGTCTCGGCGATCGGCCACGAGATCGATGTCACCCTGAGCGACCTGGCCAGCGATCGCCGCGCGCTGACGCCGTCGGAAGCCGGTGAATTGGTCGTCCGTTCGCGCGACGACCTCGCCAAGGAATTGGCGAAATTGGCCGACGATCTGAGGCTGCGGATTTTTCAAAAGCACGCCACCGTGCAATCGCAGCTGGAGCAATTGTCGCGACGCCCAGTGTTCACCCGTCCGTTTGATCGCATCGCGCAACAATCGCAGTGGTTCGATGAAGCCGAATTGCGATTCAATCGCGGAATCCAACAGGTCGTCGCCAAGATGCGTCAACAATTGGCATCGACCGCGGAACTGTTGGACGCGGTGGGGCCATTAAAAGTGCTCGCCCGCGGCTACAGCGTTACGCAAACGGCCGACGCGGGGAAGCTGGTGCAATCGGTGGAGCAATTACAGGTGGGCCAATCGATTCAGACAGTCCTTGCCGACGGCATCGTGCACAGCACGGTCGACACCCTTACGGAGAACCGTGACAACGCAAAAGGATGATTGGCCGAACGCACAGACATCGACCCGCGAGGTTCCCTCATCGGTAGAGGCGTCATATTCCGCAGCGATCGCTTTCGTGGCTTGCTTTTGCCCCATCGCGACTCAGAATAGAAGACACCCCAATCGGAACCTTGTCGGCCAGGAATCTTTTGTCATGCCCATCGTCACTTTCGGCGGCGTTCGAATTGAATGCGACTTAGGGGCCAACCTGCGCCGTGTCTTGTTGAAGGCAAAATTGCCGCTGTATCACCCATTGGCACGTATCGCCAATTGTCGCGGCTTGGGCACCTGTGGCACCTGCGCTGTCAAATTGCGTGGCAGCGCGTCGTGGCCAACGAAGCTTGAAGCGTTGCGTCTGCGCATGCCACCTCATGCGGCCGAGGCAGGTTTGCGGCTGGCATGCCAATGCGTGGTGCATGGCGACCTGGACGTCGAAAAATTTGGCGGCGTGTGGGGACAAAATTTGAGTCAAACCGTCTGGGTGTCGGATTCCAAAGCCGAACCGCAGCCGCGCCTTCAACCCCCAACCGCTCCCAGAGACATCCAACCCGCGATGCGGCCCTCGAACCAGCCTGCGATCGAAGCGGCGCCGTTTCGGTCCAGTGGTTCAGTGATCCGAGCGTTGAGCGTCGCTTCGGGACGCCTGCCCATCGCCCCTCGGCGCCATCGTGCCGCGATGTCCGAACAGGCGACCGTGCCGTTGGCGAAACTGAGACAAATGGCTCGCGAGCGTCAACTGGCAATCCATTCGTAGGCTGCGATTCGACAGACCACTTGCCGTCGATCGGTTTTCCCGTGGGCGACGCAGGGCGACGGTTGCGTTCAGGTGAAAATTGCTAGAATGAGGCAGCTTGTGCCCAATTCCCGCGAACCACTCGATCGCTTTGCCCATGTCTCAGCTCGCACCACTGGATACGACGATCGAAGTGGTGACGCCTGAAAACATTGCGTTCAAGTATCAACTGGCGGGCCCCTTTCGACGGTTGCCCGCATTCCTGATCGACGTGTTGGTCAAGCTGGCGATCATCCTGTTTGCAGTCTTCGCCGTCGCGTTGTTGGCTGGCATCACCGGCAGCCAATTGATCGGCGTCTTTGGATTCGCCGCGATCAACATCGGATGGTTCATGGTCTGGTGGTTCTACGGCGTGGCGATGGAGACCTGGTGCAACGGCCGCACGCTGGGCAAGATGGCGATGCGAATCCGCGTGGTCACCGTCTCGGGGCATCCGATCGGTGGTGTCCAGGCGATGTTGCGGAACCTCGTTTGTGTTGCCGACCTGGCACCACCGCTGTCGCTGCAATTTTTCTTCGAAGACGCGCCCCCCGTTTATCTGATCCCGACCGGCATCGCCGCGTTGATTGCGATGACCTGCACGCGGCGAATGCAACGGTTGGGAGATCTAGCCGCTGGGACGATGGTGGTGATCGATGAACGAGGCTGGACGCTGCCGGTGGCCAGAGTCGAAGACACGCGGGTTCCGGCACTGGCCAGCTATATTCCACCCGACTATCGGGTCAGTCCCTCGTTGGCGAAGGTCTTGGCGTTGTATGCCGAACGCCGCATGTTCCTGTCCCCACAGCGGCGACGCGAACTCGCCAAAAATCTAGCCGCGGGGCTCGGCGACCGCTTTGAATT from Rosistilla carotiformis includes the following:
- the dapA gene encoding 4-hydroxy-tetrahydrodipicolinate synthase — its product is MTQRKGSDYAGLSVAIVTPFRDGEVDYSLLRAQIEFQIEAGTNCIVPVGTTGESPTLSHDEHERVISEVIQVVAGRCKVMAGTGSNSTAEALRLTQRAEREGADATLQVAPYYNKPMQEGFYQHFKAVAEAVSIPVCVYNIPGRTGKVIEAETIARLAELPGITMVKEATGSLDMCSQILNQTDLTVLSGDDSLTLPMLAVGAEGVVSVAGNIVPKDMRALVESFAKGSVEEALRLHHQLFPLCKNMLGLATNPIPLKAAMRLLGRDSGEMRLPMTPLDSASEAQLVSTLKAYGLL
- the xseA gene encoding exodeoxyribonuclease VII large subunit; this encodes MNTPNSNPAAAKPTALSVTQLNDQVKQTLEGRFRNIWVAGEITDIARPHSGHIYLTLKDKQSQVRGVIWRSAAERLRFDLQDGQSVLCQGDVDVYGARGTYQLVIRRVELRGVGDLQFALRQLQQKLQAEGLFDPARKRPLPRFPRRIGLVTSPTSAAVHDFLEVAQRRWPDLNVLIIPTKVQGTEAAAEIVAGIDAAHRIQPALDVLVVARGGGSLEDLWCFNDERVVRAIAASQIPLVSAIGHEIDVTLSDLASDRRALTPSEAGELVVRSRDDLAKELAKLADDLRLRIFQKHATVQSQLEQLSRRPVFTRPFDRIAQQSQWFDEAELRFNRGIQQVVAKMRQQLASTAELLDAVGPLKVLARGYSVTQTADAGKLVQSVEQLQVGQSIQTVLADGIVHSTVDTLTENRDNAKG
- a CDS encoding DUF3127 domain-containing protein, whose protein sequence is MSEAKVKGIVHLVEETKTYGAKGFRKRMVVLSQDFGSFTNYVPLEFTRDNCDLANDLNVGDEIEVNYRLNGRKWQKDSNSEVKYFLSAEAMGFKAVGNAPAAGGRGDAASANDAFSEVSYDEGDVPF
- the floA gene encoding flotillin-like protein FloA (flotillin-like protein involved in membrane lipid rafts), with product MAALNSLLFLAQAQDANILWLAVIVFVVIGMMIFAMVFFSYFGLWIQSLLTGAKVSLGDLLGMTFRNVNARTIVRGKIMSTQAGIEDPELTSKALEAHYLAGGNVPQVIRALIAAKKAKTISLTFREATAIDLAGRDVLESVQTSVYPKVIDCPPRGSVKPSLDAVAKDGIQLKVKARVTVRANLQQLIGGATEETIIARVGEGIVSAIGSADGHKNVLENPDLISKWVLSKRLDSQTAFEIVSIDIADIDVGVNVGARLQADQAEADTRVARARAEGRRAMAVAEEQEKFAEIENSQAMLVAAQAEVPLAMAEAFRSGKLGILDYYKLQNINADTDMRKAISRSTRDASELAIQKQQQAQAQS
- a CDS encoding AAA family ATPase, whose amino-acid sequence is MSTLADSMQQQAEEFQRRYADVREQIGRVIVGHDDIVHGVLTAMLIGGHCLLEGVPGLGKTMLVRTLAETLDLQFSRIQFTPDLMPADILGTNMIVERDGQKNFEFQRGPIFTQILLADEINRATPKTQSALLETMQEGTVTAGGTRYTMDKPYFVLATQNPIEQEGTYPLPEAQLDRFMFKLVVGYSSREQLATIIARTTSGETVHPTKVMDGAEIIRWQHLIREVILASHVQDYIVRLVLATHPDGPLAVPITNQYVRWGSSPRGAQTLALAAKVRALLEGRFNVSFEDVRRVYLPAMRHRVLLNFEAQAEGIEPDRVLLEILEKVPEKAD
- a CDS encoding 2Fe-2S iron-sulfur cluster-binding protein, whose amino-acid sequence is MPIVTFGGVRIECDLGANLRRVLLKAKLPLYHPLARIANCRGLGTCGTCAVKLRGSASWPTKLEALRLRMPPHAAEAGLRLACQCVVHGDLDVEKFGGVWGQNLSQTVWVSDSKAEPQPRLQPPTAPRDIQPAMRPSNQPAIEAAPFRSSGSVIRALSVASGRLPIAPRRHRAAMSEQATVPLAKLRQMARERQLAIHS
- a CDS encoding RDD family protein; translation: MSQLAPLDTTIEVVTPENIAFKYQLAGPFRRLPAFLIDVLVKLAIILFAVFAVALLAGITGSQLIGVFGFAAINIGWFMVWWFYGVAMETWCNGRTLGKMAMRIRVVTVSGHPIGGVQAMLRNLVCVADLAPPLSLQFFFEDAPPVYLIPTGIAALIAMTCTRRMQRLGDLAAGTMVVIDERGWTLPVARVEDTRVPALASYIPPDYRVSPSLAKVLALYAERRMFLSPQRRRELAKNLAAGLGDRFEFREDLDPDLLLYALYWRTFLADARDQDVDLQPLAGYSPMLKDAHLVAAEPVADSSDASLVEVAVVMEPDRDLEASIPPESRP
- a CDS encoding C25 family cysteine peptidase, encoding MLLRTLSAILALALVSTATARDVIVVCATDLRPAIAPWVQYRQSQGVAVHVIDSKPLAGDLVTDLQAIVATGNVRPEAIVIFGDCRIQGPRWPVDPRLHVPTHHLPSPVAASLGSLPTLATDSPYGDLDGDGVLDVPVGRIPVDGAAQVASFVERLRQYESSRQFGPWRHQVDLTAGVGGFGLLIDTALESVVRGILTSQLPASIQTRVTYASPTSPFFPGANNFCRTVINGFNGGGLFWVYAGHGHVTQLDRVPATAEGMPILDDKTVGQLKRPAERSPIALLLACYTGAFDAKDDCLAEQMLLEPGGPIAVFAGSRMTLPYGNAIIATSLIQSWFESRPETLGQVWLETVHRATREPSQANAAAPSMLDAMAAMMSPTSDRLPQERREHTQLYNLLGDPLLRISHPEQVSLECPVSAQPGSQITVNGMAPHGGKLTLELHRRGEPSRDELRELSDVDRHRAASDSLLESTVCEVEPGAFAVQLTLPATLTKSSLVLARIESADRYALGTDRILIDLPKPQESATQPAAAR